Proteins encoded together in one Planctomycetaceae bacterium window:
- a CDS encoding tubulin-like doman-containing protein, producing the protein MSTGQSMENVARTTRLGTDTPVGPSPGLNATTLAGYKLESLLGSGGYGEVYRAIGPGGLAKAVKVLFGQRDGEHAEAEMKSLERMRDLRHPFLLNIERIEICNNRLIVVTELADGNLEDRYRQCREEGLAGIPRDELLSYLRDAADALDFMFEQHGMQHLDIKPDNLLLQGNHVKVGDFGLAKDVNLTNVSLVNGFTPLFAPPEIFEGRPGATSDQYSLAIVYQTMLTGTPPFNGRTAAQLTAQHLRSQPDLTSLQPVDRPVIARALAKNVHSRFDSCRQLIDELSRRKTPRSLPVLRSDYEGGASEATRTALVQSLGPVSDAQPEEASQPIPTKPVSVKGKLLRPTVFVGVGGLAGEVLRSLKARLNEAYGPMTPAMSFLQIDTNRNDLRNVRSSTIQEGLKETETVHIPLRSSKDYRAETDLDLSWLSRRWLFNIPRSGEVEGIRPLGRLALFDHRRLVRTRLKEAILQALEPDSVKATAAALKQGIDEEQLDIVVVAATSGGTSSGAVADVAFLIRDILRSRKLSDVSLQGILLHGTGAVRNVTDVQEANTVSCLQELQLLSSPGLGLEKGFSPSKLNTDTCPFDDTYLFHCGDGLNASAFSERTTSVAQYLFTSATTSGGHDFRAWRTVSRSDRDGQRPLRLLGLASLDQQLHDAARQEARVLCSLVLRKWSGSAISRTACVTKALPPQLADTQTLLADLQLTDDTLPQQVVGVLRGKIGQKIEQFSDSVFRGIRTQLADTVPTRRQALNLLADVIASPREDDADAASSSLQRIVLEAQRQIQDASRLAETEIRKHLVGILDAPHRMEGCSAAVAFIINQLKTTATGCENLASEIEQAFNRLCKSPDNDDACAFVTESGEFNHDALRAFCREYCVLVAYQTIYRCFFTHVQTVRKNVVKIDTQLTAMQTKLQSLMSGMSSTLVLSDSIPQPVIDAFDGHLRSSNAFSLGAMLSEEANLTAAVEQLFEEAITFLMNASSSGKDSPAIQGNNKSRFPENAWPVLHGLGGYRRVLGHLPACDSRDEWATRLVETFGDCVAIREASDGRVMVVCEIDGVSIDRVLKRMTARNPHIADVAGRVHTRIDVPW; encoded by the coding sequence ATGAGTACAGGTCAATCGATGGAAAACGTCGCCCGGACAACTCGCCTGGGTACCGACACGCCGGTCGGGCCATCACCGGGGCTGAACGCCACCACGCTGGCGGGCTACAAACTGGAATCTCTTCTGGGCAGCGGAGGTTACGGTGAAGTCTATCGAGCCATCGGTCCCGGCGGTCTGGCCAAGGCTGTCAAGGTCCTGTTCGGCCAGCGCGACGGCGAGCACGCCGAGGCGGAAATGAAGTCGCTGGAACGCATGCGCGACCTGCGGCATCCGTTTCTGCTGAACATTGAACGCATCGAAATCTGCAACAACCGCCTGATCGTCGTGACCGAACTGGCCGACGGCAATCTGGAAGACCGCTATCGGCAGTGCCGTGAAGAAGGTCTGGCGGGAATTCCCCGCGATGAACTGCTGTCGTACCTTCGCGATGCCGCTGATGCTCTGGACTTCATGTTCGAACAGCATGGAATGCAGCATCTGGACATCAAGCCGGACAATCTGCTGCTGCAGGGAAATCACGTCAAGGTCGGTGACTTCGGCCTGGCCAAGGACGTCAACCTGACGAACGTCTCGCTGGTCAACGGCTTCACGCCGCTGTTCGCACCCCCCGAGATCTTCGAAGGCCGGCCCGGCGCAACCAGCGACCAGTACAGTCTGGCGATCGTGTACCAGACGATGCTGACCGGAACACCGCCGTTCAACGGTCGGACGGCTGCGCAACTGACGGCGCAGCATCTGCGAAGTCAGCCGGATCTGACATCGCTGCAGCCGGTCGATCGTCCGGTCATCGCCCGGGCACTGGCCAAGAACGTTCACTCCCGGTTCGACAGCTGCCGTCAGTTGATCGACGAACTTTCGCGCCGCAAGACACCGCGTTCGCTGCCGGTGCTGAGATCGGACTACGAAGGCGGAGCGTCAGAAGCGACTCGCACGGCACTGGTTCAGTCCCTGGGGCCGGTCAGCGACGCGCAGCCCGAAGAAGCGTCGCAGCCGATTCCCACAAAGCCCGTTTCCGTGAAGGGAAAGCTGCTGCGCCCGACGGTGTTCGTCGGTGTCGGCGGTCTGGCGGGAGAAGTCCTGCGGTCACTGAAGGCCAGGCTGAACGAAGCCTATGGCCCGATGACTCCGGCCATGTCGTTCCTGCAGATCGACACCAATCGCAACGATCTGCGCAACGTCCGCAGTTCCACGATTCAGGAAGGTCTGAAGGAAACCGAAACCGTTCACATTCCCCTGCGATCGTCGAAGGATTACCGGGCGGAAACCGATCTGGACCTGAGCTGGCTGAGCCGCCGGTGGCTGTTCAACATTCCCCGCTCCGGTGAAGTGGAAGGCATCCGGCCGCTGGGCCGCCTGGCTCTTTTCGATCATCGCCGGCTGGTTCGAACTCGTCTGAAGGAAGCCATTCTGCAGGCGCTTGAGCCCGATTCCGTCAAAGCCACGGCCGCCGCTCTGAAGCAGGGGATCGATGAAGAACAACTGGATATTGTTGTCGTGGCGGCAACGTCCGGCGGCACGTCCAGCGGTGCGGTCGCCGACGTCGCGTTTCTGATCCGCGACATTCTGCGCAGCCGAAAACTGTCCGACGTGTCCCTGCAGGGAATCCTGCTGCACGGAACCGGAGCCGTTCGAAATGTGACGGATGTCCAGGAAGCCAACACCGTCAGTTGCCTGCAGGAACTGCAGCTTCTGTCGTCACCGGGACTGGGGCTGGAGAAGGGATTCAGTCCATCCAAACTCAACACGGACACGTGCCCGTTTGATGACACGTATCTGTTCCACTGCGGCGACGGCCTGAACGCGTCTGCGTTTTCCGAACGCACCACCAGCGTGGCGCAGTATCTGTTCACAAGTGCAACGACCTCCGGCGGACACGACTTTCGAGCGTGGCGGACGGTTTCGAGATCCGACCGTGACGGGCAGCGACCGCTGCGGCTGCTGGGACTGGCTTCACTGGATCAGCAGCTTCACGACGCCGCCCGTCAGGAAGCTCGCGTGCTGTGTTCGCTGGTTCTGCGCAAGTGGAGCGGCTCAGCGATCTCGCGAACCGCCTGCGTGACGAAAGCGCTGCCGCCGCAGTTGGCGGATACTCAGACACTGCTGGCGGATCTGCAGCTCACGGACGACACGCTGCCGCAGCAGGTCGTCGGCGTCTTGCGGGGCAAGATCGGTCAGAAAATCGAACAGTTCTCCGACAGCGTGTTCCGGGGAATCCGGACTCAACTGGCGGACACGGTTCCGACACGGCGGCAGGCTCTGAACCTGCTGGCCGACGTCATCGCATCACCCCGCGAAGACGACGCCGATGCCGCTTCGTCTTCTCTGCAGCGAATTGTTCTGGAAGCCCAGCGGCAGATTCAGGACGCCAGCCGCCTTGCGGAAACCGAAATTCGCAAGCACCTGGTCGGAATTCTGGACGCGCCGCATCGCATGGAAGGCTGTTCCGCCGCCGTCGCGTTCATCATCAATCAACTGAAGACCACCGCCACCGGATGCGAAAACCTGGCTTCGGAAATCGAACAGGCATTCAACCGGCTGTGCAAGTCACCCGACAACGACGACGCGTGTGCCTTCGTTACGGAAAGCGGCGAGTTCAATCACGACGCACTGCGAGCCTTCTGCCGCGAATACTGCGTGCTGGTCGCCTATCAGACGATCTATCGCTGCTTCTTCACGCATGTGCAGACCGTCCGCAAAAACGTCGTGAAGATTGATACTCAACTGACCGCCATGCAGACAAAACTGCAGAGCCTGATGTCGGGCATGTCGTCCACACTGGTGCTGTCCGATTCCATTCCGCAGCCGGTGATCGATGCGTTCGACGGACATCTGCGTTCGTCAAACGCGTTTTCCCTGGGAGCCATGCTGTCCGAAGAAGCGAATCTGACGGCCGCCGTGGAGCAGTTGTTTGAAGAAGCCATTACCTTCCTGATGAACGCGTCTTCCAGCGGCAAGGATTCGCCGGCGATTCAGGGCAACAACAAGTCACGGTTCCCTGAAAATGCGTGGCCGGTGCTGCACGGGCTGGGCGGATACCGCCGCGTGCTCGGTCATCTTCCGGCATGTGACTCCCGCGATGAATGGGCGACCCGGCTGGTGGAAACTTTCGGAGACTGTGTCGCCATCCGGGAAGCATCCGACGGACGCGTGATGGTCGTCTGCGAAATTGACGGTGTCAGCATCGACCGCGTTCTGAAACGCATGACCGCGCGAAATCCGCATATCGCCGACGTCGCCGGCCGCGTCCACACGCGGATCGATGTGCCCTGGTAG
- a CDS encoding AAA family ATPase: MSTATSQPGIEDQSLLSLLLGGERFWPTDPKSHHELGLSEPFLEALVSKFLLSSGNCSGRNIAAETCLPFKIVEHTLDRLRGRRMITHVGAGNLNDYVYGLTDEGRQRARTFHAECAYVGPAPVPLMDYVISVEAQAIGDEPIRRAALADAFQDISVSSELLDMLGPAVNSGSGMFLYGAPGNGKSTLANRITSCFGQEIWLPHAVIDGRQIITLFDPAYHHRVRQPAENTSWDRRWIRVRRPTVVVGGELTMDNLEIRHDVSTNISEAPLQMKSNCGCLLIDDFGRQRISPAELLNRWIVPLENRHDFLTLATGKKIQVPFQQLIIFSTNLEPADLVDEAFLRRIPYRIELCDPDEPEFHQLFQLASEKLGCFYDPDAVDSLLDRHYRGTSRPLRRCHARDLLLQVRNFCTYNELPFEMLPQHFDRVTQSFFTRIDTKELRPRHGGMS; this comes from the coding sequence ATGTCCACTGCCACATCACAACCGGGAATCGAAGACCAGTCGCTGCTGTCGCTGCTGCTGGGCGGAGAACGATTCTGGCCGACGGACCCGAAGTCGCACCACGAACTGGGACTTTCAGAACCGTTCCTGGAAGCGCTGGTGTCGAAGTTTCTGCTGTCCAGCGGCAACTGCAGCGGACGCAATATCGCCGCGGAAACCTGCCTGCCGTTCAAGATCGTTGAGCACACACTCGACCGACTCCGCGGCCGGCGGATGATCACACACGTCGGAGCAGGCAACCTGAACGACTACGTCTACGGCCTGACGGACGAAGGCCGCCAGCGAGCCCGGACGTTTCACGCGGAATGTGCGTATGTCGGCCCGGCACCCGTACCGCTGATGGACTACGTGATTTCCGTGGAAGCGCAGGCCATCGGCGACGAACCGATTCGCCGCGCGGCTCTGGCGGACGCATTTCAGGACATTTCCGTTTCCAGCGAACTGCTGGACATGCTGGGCCCGGCCGTCAATTCCGGCAGCGGCATGTTCCTTTATGGAGCACCGGGCAACGGCAAGTCGACTCTGGCCAACCGCATCACCAGTTGCTTCGGACAGGAAATCTGGCTGCCGCACGCGGTCATCGACGGACGTCAAATCATCACTCTGTTTGACCCGGCGTATCACCATCGCGTCCGGCAGCCAGCGGAAAACACCAGTTGGGACCGCCGCTGGATTCGCGTCCGACGACCGACCGTGGTTGTCGGCGGCGAACTGACGATGGACAACCTGGAAATCCGCCACGACGTCAGCACCAACATCAGCGAAGCGCCGCTGCAAATGAAAAGCAACTGCGGCTGCCTGCTGATCGACGACTTCGGACGCCAGCGGATTTCTCCGGCCGAACTGCTGAACCGCTGGATTGTTCCGCTGGAAAACCGGCACGACTTTCTGACTCTGGCCACCGGCAAGAAGATTCAGGTTCCGTTCCAGCAGTTGATCATTTTCTCCACCAACCTGGAACCTGCGGACCTGGTTGACGAAGCCTTCCTGCGACGAATCCCTTATCGCATTGAACTGTGCGACCCCGACGAACCGGAATTCCACCAACTGTTCCAGCTTGCTTCGGAGAAGCTGGGCTGCTTCTACGACCCGGATGCCGTGGATTCACTGCTGGACCGCCACTATCGGGGCACAAGTCGTCCGCTGCGTCGCTGTCACGCCCGCGACCTGCTGCTGCAGGTAAGGAATTTCTGCACGTACAACGAACTGCCGTTTGAAATGCTGCCGCAGCACTTTGACCGCGTCACTCAAAGCTTCTTCACCCGGATCGACACCAAAGAACTTCGCCCCCGACACGGAGGCATGTCATGA
- a CDS encoding EAL domain-containing protein — translation MFGTERQIILPPKDAPVTPSISAKDNADGSFWTLCGQSDGNDTAQRIGIKTQPFSVGRHPDNSLCIANSTVSGRHAELILAGDQILVRDRDSTNGTLLNGRRIQTVEALRHGDILHFGNVMFTLRKASRVTESATVTSDSAGEALAQIQFSTLLSRPGVQPHYQPILHLATRECLGYEVLSRSQFIGLETPAKMFRVAAQRTSEGELSRICRLEGLRGCDVLGKDVQYFLNTHPAELNRAELIESLYQLREEYPDLHVVLEVHESGATSLDYLQRLKETLQELKMGLAYDDFGAGQARLMELIEVPPDVLKFDVKLVQGLPAASETRRSTVASLIRIVRDLDVVPLAEGVETEEEARVCTDLGFELAQGFLFGKGEPAATWATGTRSTTR, via the coding sequence ATGTTCGGAACAGAACGACAGATCATCCTTCCTCCGAAGGACGCCCCCGTGACGCCGTCGATCTCCGCGAAAGACAACGCTGATGGTTCATTCTGGACTCTCTGCGGGCAGTCCGACGGCAACGACACGGCCCAGCGAATCGGCATCAAGACGCAGCCGTTTTCTGTGGGACGTCACCCCGACAACAGCCTGTGCATCGCCAATTCCACGGTGTCCGGCCGGCACGCGGAACTGATCCTGGCGGGCGACCAGATCCTGGTTCGGGACCGCGACAGCACCAACGGCACACTGCTGAACGGCCGGCGAATCCAAACGGTCGAAGCGCTGCGGCACGGCGACATTCTGCACTTCGGCAACGTCATGTTCACGCTGAGAAAAGCCAGCCGAGTTACCGAAAGCGCCACCGTCACTTCGGATTCCGCCGGAGAAGCTCTGGCACAGATTCAGTTCTCCACGCTGTTGTCCCGGCCTGGCGTTCAACCGCACTATCAGCCGATTCTGCACCTGGCCACTCGCGAATGTCTGGGCTACGAAGTCCTGTCGCGAAGCCAGTTCATCGGCCTGGAAACTCCCGCCAAGATGTTTCGCGTCGCCGCTCAGCGAACGTCGGAAGGCGAACTCAGCCGCATCTGCCGCCTGGAAGGACTTCGCGGCTGTGACGTTCTGGGCAAGGACGTTCAATACTTTCTGAACACACATCCGGCCGAACTAAACCGCGCGGAACTGATCGAATCGCTGTACCAGCTTCGTGAAGAGTACCCGGACCTGCACGTCGTTCTGGAAGTCCATGAATCCGGCGCGACATCGCTGGACTACCTGCAGCGGCTGAAGGAAACACTGCAGGAACTGAAAATGGGACTGGCCTACGACGACTTCGGCGCCGGTCAGGCCAGGCTGATGGAACTGATCGAAGTGCCTCCGGATGTCCTGAAGTTTGACGTCAAACTGGTGCAGGGCCTTCCGGCAGCCTCGGAAACTCGCCGGTCCACAGTCGCCTCGCTGATTCGCATCGTGCGAGACCTGGATGTGGTGCCGCTGGCCGAAGGAGTGGAAACGGAAGAAGAAGCCCGAGTTTGTACGGACCTGGGATTCGAACTCGCACAGGGATTTCTGTTCGGCAAAGGAGAACCCGCAGCCACCTGGGCTACCGGGACCAGGTCAACAACCCGGTAG